In the genome of Bosea sp. ANAM02, the window CCATCGCTCGAACCGTTGGCCTGGCCTTGATCGGCATCGGTCCGTTCTTGCTGCTAGGGCTCTCGCATATCGAACCGGCAGCACGGGCAAATGGCGTATCGGTCATCCACCCCTGGACGCGGGGGATGGCGCTCGTCGGAGATGAGCTGCCGGTCTACGTGACCATCGAGAATACCGGCAAGGCAATCGATCGGCTCATCGCTGTCGAGACGCCCGTGGCGGCCAGTGCAGTGTTTGAGAATGTGGCCAATCGCGCCACAAGAGCGCGGAACACCGAGATTGACGAGATTGTGCTGGCGCCCGAAACCAAGACGGGCCTGAAACCCGATCAACGCCAGATCAGACTGGTTGGGTTGAAGCAGAAGATCGAACCCGGCGGCACGATCCCGGTTTCGTTCGTCTTTGCTCGTGCGGGGCGCGTGACAGCCGATGTCCGTGTCGAA includes:
- a CDS encoding copper chaperone PCu(A)C is translated as MIRAAIRQFVSALGHAERVETPTGKAIARTVGLALIGIGPFLLLGLSHIEPAARANGVSVIHPWTRGMALVGDELPVYVTIENTGKAIDRLIAVETPVAASAVFENVANRATRARNTEIDEIVLAPETKTGLKPDQRQIRLVGLKQKIEPGGTIPVSFVFARAGRVTADVRVENFGQPAHDDHS